CAGTCAACAACCAGACGATAGTGAGTAATGGCATGTTTACCGAGCTACCCTTCCCTGGTAACAGTATCAGACAAGTCATGTAAGCTGATTGAACCATAATGGCACCAAAACCAAAGTCTTTCTCTTGACAATAGGAGGTTACTATTACCAAGAAAACCCTATGGTTCAGTTCCTGTCTTCAGTGTTGTAGTAAAGATCTTTTTCATTGCATTGTCCTTGTCTCTTGTTGTCTCTTCTATTGTGTCTCCTGGTGTCCCAGCTGTATGTACGTGCCATGGCAGACTACAGTCCCCAGCAGGACACGGCCATCCCCTGCGCCGAGGCAGGTATGGACTTTAGGAAGGGAGACCTGCTGGAGATCGTGGACCAGTCAGACACCCTCTGGTGGCAGGCCAAGAAACTACCCAGCACCTCGGCCTGTGCTGGCCTTATCCCCTCCACCAACCTGCTCAGGAGGAAACAGAAAGAGTTCTGGTGGTCTCAGCCCTACCAGCCTCACACCTGCATCAAACCCTGTGAGTAGAGTACAGTCTCACCTTTATGTCTGGCTTTTCAGCTCTTTTACACCAAATTATAAGCAGCTGGTAACAAGTATTACTGTATATCCATAACAGTAACAAATGACAATTCTCTTATTCCTCTTGCTTACCTGAAGTGAGCACTGTGAATGAAGGTAAGAACTATGATCCTTTTTTATGGTGCCAGTTTTCAATGAGAGGCAGTTAttgttacactacatgaccaaaagtatgtggactcctgcttgtaaaaatcatgggcattaaatatggagttggttttccttttgctgctataacagcctccagtcttctgggaaggctttccactagatgttggaacattcagccacaagagcattagtgaggtcgggcattgatgttgggcgattaggcctggctcgcagtctgcgttccaattcatcccaaatgtgttcgatggggttgaggtcagggcgctctctgcaagccagtcaagttcttccacaccgatcttgaacaaccatttctatatggacctggCTTTCTGCATGGGGGCactgtaatgctgaaacaggaaagggccttctccaaactgttgccacaaagttggaagcacagaaccatctagaatgtcattgtatgctgtagcgttaagatttcccttcactggaactaaggtgcctagcccgtaccatgaaaaacagccccagaccattattcctcctccaccaaactttacagttggcactatacattggagcaggtagcgttcaacctggcatccgtcaaacccagatttgtccgtcagagaacgcgtttccactgctccagagtccaatggcggcgagctttacagcCGACACttggcgcatggtgatcttaggcttgtgtgcggctgctcaaccttggaaactaatttcatgaaactcccgacgaacaattattgtgctgacatttcttccaaagaaagtttggaacttggtagtgagtgttgcaacagaggacagacaatttgtacgagcttcagcactagggcatctcgttctgtgagcttgtgtggcctaccgcttcgtggctgagccgttgttgctcctagacgtttccacttcacaataacagcacttatagttgacctgggctagcagggcagaaatttgacgaactgacttgttggaaaggtggcatcctatgacggtgccaagttgaaagaaacagagctcttcagtaaggccattctactgcttatgtttgtgtatggagattgcatggctgtgtgctcgatttttttttacacctgtcagcaaccggtgtggttgaaatagccgaatccactaatttgaaggtgtccacatacttttgtgtatatatatatatatatatatatatatatatatatagtgtatttcattATTAACTTTGCACTGACCTgtcatcagtggtggaaaaagtaccaaattgtcatacttgagtaaaagtaaagataccttaatagaaaatgactcaagtaaaagtgaaagtcatccagtaaaatactacttgagtaaaagtatttggttttaaatatacttaagtatgaaaagtaaatgtaattgctcaaatgtacttaagtatcaaaaataaaagtacaagtagaaatcatttcaaattccttatattaagcaaagcagatggccacattttctagttttttatttatttacggatagccaggggaatGCTCCAActcacacataatttacaaacgacgcatgtgtttagtgagtctgccagatcagaggcagtagggatgaccagggatgttctcttgataagtgagtgaatttgaccattttactgtcatactaagcattcaaaatgtaactagtacttttgggtgtcagggaaaatgtatggagtaaaaagtacatacttttctttgggaatgtaatgaagtaaaaattgtcaaaaagattaatagtaaagtacagatacccctaaaaatgatttaagtagtacttttaagtattttacaccactgcctgtCCTACTTTGCTCTTTCAGAGGAAGACCTGATTGATGAAAAGTGTGTTGAAGCTGGTAAGATTTCCCTAATTTCCTCTACAATAAATCATATTGTTTCACTCATTTGTTTACTGCAAAATGACTTTGGTGGAttaatttgaatgtttttttctattttctaacaGACGAGGAAGATTTTGAATCTGGTAGGTAAGTCTTTGTTAGAGTTAGTTGATCATGCAGCCTATACAAAATACAGTATCACTCAACTATAACCCTGTTTTCTTTATCGCAATCATTTCTGAATTCCAATTTGGAATGTGAGAGGAGCTAAGAGAAGGTGAGCATGATCTGCTCTACTGAGCTCTCCTTTGATCTCAATTAGAATCAACTCCAACACCCTGTCCAGTGACATACACATTCATCCCATTATCAGGCTCTCCCCCTCCCTGTTCCCCCCGCTCCTAGAGGAGGGTGAGTTCAGCACTCACATCGAGGGGATCTATCTAACTGGGTTCAGACGTAGCCTGCGTCTGTGTCGGCGGCAGTCCCTAAGCACAGGCTCCAGTCAGCAGTCCTACACACGCTGCCCCGGCAGCGGCTACAGTACCCTCAACAACCCATACGAAGAGGTGGTACGATACCAGCGCAACCCGCAGGACAAACACCGCCTGGTCGCCCTCGTGGGTAAGACACCAGTCCGGCACTAACCAGCAACACAAATAGATTGGCAAAAGATTCAGATATGTATTGACTGTCATGAATACGTACTATTGTGTATATGGTTTCGTGGCCAATAATGCAGAGACAGTATGacacatgttgtgttactgtttttgtacatgtacagtgtgCCTCTGCTTGTATTGACACAGAATATGTGTGATGACATGACGGAGACCTCACAAGTGTGTTCTTCTCTCTCAGGTCCCTCTGGCGTTGGAGTGAACGAACTTCGCAGACGGTTAATCGAAATCAACCCAGTGACCTTTCAAGGGGCAGTGCCTCGTGAGTACACCACCTAAGTGGTGTCAGCCTACTTGACTTTCTTCCATTGTTGACATGGTTACGATCAATGTCTTATATGACGGCTTGTCTTCCGATGATGTCATCTGACATATTTTCCCTTCTTCCTCCAGACACGACACGAGCCGCTAGGAGCTATGAGGAGTCTGGTAAAGAGTATCACTTCATTAACAGGGAACTGTTTGAGAACATGGTTTTCAACAACAGGTAGGTACTCATTGAATAACGGCTGCTCACTTTCCTCTCACGAACACATCTTGTTAAATCAACTGTCACAACATGAATGTGACTCGTGGCCTTATGTCCTAATGGGGACAAAGAGGATTAAGTAAGTTAATAACATTGATGTGGACCACCTGATTATAAGCCAGGGTTTTGTgttgcgtttaaaaaaaaaaaaacaggtttctGGAATACGGGGAGTACCAAGGTCATTTCTACGGCACTAGTCTTGATGCTGTGAAGGATGTTTTGAACAGTGGAAGGATCTGTGTCATCGACATCGAGCCTCATGTGAGTCCTGCTGGGGTTCTTATCAGTGGGGCTTCATCATTGACTTGGCCCTATTGTGGAGttagctctttaaaaaaaatatatatatattttacctttatttaactaggcaagtcagttaaaaacaaattgtattttcaatgacggcctaggaacagtgggttaacttccttgttcaggggcagaacaacagatttttaccttgtcagctcagggattcgatcttgcaacctttcagttacaagtccaacgctctgaccactaggctacctgccgcccctctgcGGTTGACTTCAGTTGCATCTTGGCcaggtcttcattgtaaatgggAATTAGTTCTCAATTGACCCATGTATGATGACTGTCCCCTTCCAGGCCATCCAGTCAGTGAGGACACATGAGCTTAAGGCCTACATCATCTATGTGAAGCCGCCCACCGCAGAACGCATGAAGGAGACCAGAAAGGACGCTCAGATCACCACCAATTACTATGACAACAGACCTTTCAAAGTAAGCACTCATGGTTTTATTATAATTTCTCCTTTTTTTAATTGACCAGGAAGTCTCTCACGATTTGAACCTCTTTACCTCTTTTTCCAAAGAGACCTGGTAATAATACGCCATCCCTATGATGATCAATTGGTTGAAATACTGACCATCATGCTATAGTTAGGATAGTAACCAACTGTCATGTTATTCTGTTCCCAACAGGAGGACGACTTCcaggagatggaggaggcagCCAGAAAGATGGAGTCTCACTACTGCCAGTTCTTTGACTCTGTGATGGTGAACGACGGGCTGCAACACTCCTGTGTTCAGCTACTGAGGGCTGTGAGGAGGGCTCAGGATGAGCCACAGTGGGTTCCTGCCAACTGGATACGACCCACAGAGGAGTtttgatgaggagaggagagggggaggagaggacataAAAGGATAACAAACAGATGGAGGGCAGGGCATCGTAAAAGAGGGAATAGAGAACAACATGGATGAGGAGTGGCTGTAACCTTTGACTGCTACTTCTGAAGATACCCTCTGCTCTCAAGTGGAATTTGTTTTGGATtggatttattgttttgttttgtttagtggtGAGTTTGAGAGACTCATACAGATACTGTCCTTGTGTCTGCTTGAATCTGTTGTTGAATAATTAGCATATTCAAGGCTATGATGGAGCTGGATTAAACCAAAaatcatgtgtctgtttttctctaAAATTGTGTGCGTAGTTGGAGATCATGTATTGATGTGCTACACAGGCATGCTATGAGAGTTTGTAGGTTAACCTCATCTTTCGTTTACAATTAGAGCAAATAATTGTCCATGCTGAATTTCTGTATTttcttaatgtttttattttatttaataaaaataatattaatgCCAAAGAATGTAAATTCAAGTGCTCAAGATTGGTACTATGTTTCAGTATGAAGGTGAGCAAGTAGGTGGAGTTTTGTGCTCACCATTTGAACACAATGTTTTCATAATACTGAAGGGtaaaaaacagaataaaaaaacatgagctggcacacacccagagtaacggcgaataaactataaaaagtaaattcaccctgaagaaggcacagtgatgccgaaaggttggtgatttacccaatatattactgggagtttatatacgGAGTGTGCGACTCTATTTTTATAGTTTATAATACTGAAGGATGTCTTCAGTAACATAATGGGATTTGGAATGCTAAAAGATATGATGTATACTGTTACTAATTTTTTTATACAATACAATTTTGTGTGTGAACACGACTTTttgaatatgtgtttgtgtggctTTCTGTGTCAACAAGTGCAGAAGAGAgaaggcttttattttgaaaacaggaagttcctttttattttttcagCTAAAAATCACTGTCATGGCAAGGTCGGGTAAACAGCGTGGCAACCAACATGCAGACGTTACAAGCCCAAAACGTTTTAacagctaggtagctaactagctagttctTATCTGGGTTCTGTTTTAAAAGGGTATCGCGCAGAAATGGACACAGGAGGATTCCaggtatgtagctagctagctagtttaatcTTGTAAAGGTCGGAACACAAGGATGCTCTAGCTTAAATGTGCTAGCTAATTTAGCCGACTAACGTTACCTAGTTATCATTTGCTAACGTTATATCTTAGTTAGCTATAACTATTTATCTATAAATTCGTTATAACgagtgattttttttctcttcatattCCAGTTGACCagtttgttttttaatcaaaaatatttatttaggCACAAAACACGCGACGGAGGGACCTCCCGCCTCTTCCACAGGTACTTACCATTAGCTGCGCATACTACACTTACACGACCATCCATATCATACATCTTAAGTGTATTTCGACTTGTAACTAGCTAGTATGCAGCACATTGGTAGCCTATGAGCACACGCCCAGTCAAAAGACTGCTCTCAGACAGCCAGTTTCCATAGGTCTCTCTGGTTTCTGCTCTCAGCAACCTGCAGAGGgcccaacaacaacaaagcagGACCTTGCTGCAGAACCATACAGCATTAGGAGCAAAGGTCAACAACACCATGAAGAGGTGGATGTAGCTAATGTCACTTCAAAACGGCGGCCCCTAATAATCATCAACATTGTTCTTACACCAAATTATTACATCAATAAAGGTGTAGTTTAGTGTAGGCTATTTTTGTTGTGGGTCTTCTTCACGTCATACCTCAAGGGGTCAAATCCCTCAGGTCTGAATAGTCTGATCTGATCTATGCATTGATTGGTTGGTATTCCAGTACCTTGGCAGATGCCTACTGCAGATTTAGCCCAGGATTAGGCAGTGTCACCAAGGCTGTGGCACAGGAATATCCTCAGAGTCCTTCCTGATTCTTGGATGTAATGGTGAGAAAACAACTCACGGTAAGTTCTCTCTCATACACAGTCCTGGGCCTagttttgggaaaccgggccatGGTACTATTGGATCTTCTAACTGTATGAAAAGGACTCTCTTTTCTGAGTACAGGTTGTTGAGTTTTGGAGGATTTTATTGTTAAGATAAATTGGAGAAATGTACTGTTTGAGACTGGGAGTGTTATCTACTTTGAAAGCAAGTTTTGGAGAGAGCTTTGTACAACCACTTGCTCGGTTCCGTTGTTCCTTGGTTCCCCTCTGTTCCTATCTCTTGGCATGTATGGATTGAGGGCCTTCCAagtgtgcagcggtctaaggcactgcagtgctagaggcatcactacagaccttggttcgttcccaggctgtgtcacaaccggccgtgatcgggagtcccatagggcggcgcacaattggcccagcgtcgtctgggttaggggagggttcggccgggggtgtaggcagtcattgtaaataagaatttgttcttaactgacttgcctagttaaataaaggcaaaacatattttttgaaataaTGAAGTATATTAACTAATCTTTAAGGAGTGTTATGTAAGATGTTGTCCAAGCCTCATTCTCTTCTTCCTTGTCCTCTTTAGCGTGGACAGCGTGCCCTGCCCCCCATGTCAAGGTGAGTCTCGCCTCCTTATGCTGTTGTTCTGCGGGGATAAATGAGTTGAAACAGTATCAcatctctcacgctctctctttcccttttttaTGTATGGCATTTGAACAACTGCATGAAGTCAAGATACAGGTGGTGAGTTGCCTTCAGAAGGATGTTGTAATAGATAATTTAACTATTGAATTTAGGTTGGTGCTGCTGGCTTGGATATAGWTTTCTTAACCTGTTTTGTCTCCTATGTAGACGAGATGCCGGTCCCTAAAAGCAAGAGGAAGAAGTTGAAGAGTCAGGTGGATGGTGTAGAAAGCCCAGAGGGTGGGTGGAAAAGGAATTGTTCTCGGGAGCTCCTTCTGTTGAACTGCTGGTGAACAGCGTTGTTCCAACTTTTGGAGGCACCTTCAAGCTATCAATTAATTATAAAGCTTGCATTCCACTGTCAAATTATAATGTATAAACTGTTGAAGTACTAGTAATGACTTGAGCCACATAGTAAGTACACCTCAAGTATATAATAAGAGAgttgtgttgtttgtatgtgcAGCAGACCCAGGGATGGAGATGGCCCAGATGGGGGGTCTGAGCAGTCGCAGGTCATCTGAGGTCATCCAGGCCTTGACCACCGAGTCGCAGGAAGCTGCACcacagagaaggaagaagaagaaaaaggcaGCGACCGTAGGTAAACAACATATCTGACTATAGGTAAACAGCATGCCTGACTATAGGTAAACAGCATGCCTGACTATGGGTAAACAGCATGCCTGACTATAGGTAAACAACATGCCTGACTATAGGTAAACAGCATGCCTGACTATAGGTAAACAACATATCTGACTATAGGTATAAACAACATATCTGACTATAGGTATAAACAACATATCTGACTATAGGTATAAACAACATATCTGACTATAGTATAAACAACATATCTGACTATAGGTATAAACAACATATCTGACTATAGGTATAAACAACATATCGGACTATAGGTATAAACAACATATCGGACTATAGGTATAAACAACATATCGGACTATAGGTAAACAACATATCTGACTATAGGTAAACAACAGGCCTGACTATAGGTAAACAACATGCCTCGGGGGAACCATATACCTACTCTTCCTACATTTGTAACTCAAACATTATCTTGTTTGTGTATTATTTATTATCACTTCTGCATGGTTAAGAATATATTCCACTTATATTCAATACATTACGTTCTGTTTTACCATAACCATTTATAGGCTATATGTCATAGTTGTACTTACTGTATTTGTGAAATGTATTAAGTTACATGTGGAGCGTTGTTCATTCGCTTGTTTGTGTCTCAGACCTGGAGGATGACCAGGCTGACCTGGTGAATGGGGATGGACTGGTCCAGAACACAGCAGAGGCAGGGGAAGAAGTGACCAAAAAACCCAAGAGGAAGAAGTAAGAGACACTATAATATGGCCTatctattctacggtatcttagtcattTAATGTTTACacatctggcattactcatctcgtgTGTATATAccgttttctatactattctacggtatctcattcacttaataatgtttacatatcttgcattactcatctcatacgtatataccgttttctatactattctacggtatctcgttcacttaataatgtttacatatcttgcattactcatctcatacgtatatactgttttctatactattctacggtatcttagtctgTTCCGCTGTTACATcactcgtccatatgtatatagtcttcaTTCATttctacttagatttgtgtgtatgttgtgtaatttattagatattacttgttagatatcactgcactgtcggagctagaagcacaagcatttcgctacacccgcaataacatctgctaatcacatgTATATGACAAATCAAATTGGATTGATCTATGGTGTATCGACTCCCTAGGAAGTCGAAAGTGTCAGAGACGCAGTACGTCAACGAGCTTGATGTAGAGGACGATGACATCATCACAGACGCTCAGCCACCCATCCCCCAGCATTCCCTGTTCTCTGCTCCCCTGGGACAGAGCCAGCCTGTGGGGAAGGTGTTTGTAGAGAGGAGCAGTGAGTGTCCCCCTTCCTTCTGTTATTTTATGTTAGCTGTACATGGTAGAGTTTAAGAGTATAGGTTCGTTTCCAGGACACAGATGAAttaacctagtcctggactatgAAACAATTGCAATGGAAAACCTCTATTGGAAGCCTTACTTGGTCGAGGACTAGTCTTGCGTGTGTCTTGAAAAATTGGCCTTATATGAATTCTTTGGACATCCTTGTGTGTCCTGTCTTCTATGTTGGAAAATGATGTGTTGTTTAACTTTCAGAGAGGTTTCAAGCGGCCGATCGGTCAGACAGGCCGAAGCCCAGCGATCAGGTGGACAACTTAATGGACATCCAGAAGATGTGGACCACCAAGGATGTGTCCGTTAGGGTACATGGTGGCTTcaggtgtgtgtgcaggtgtctgTTTgaaagactgtgtgtttgtgcgtgtgtgagtctacctgtgtgtgtgtgtgtgaatgttcccTCAATAtcacatctctctatctctctaataTACAGGGGGATTGGGCTGTTCTGCCACGGCTTCCTAGCAGGCTATGCAGTGTGGAACATCATAGTGATCTATGCCCTGGCAGGAAAACATCTCACTACTCTGCCTAACCTACTGCAGCAGTACCACAGCCTGGCCTACCCTGCACAGTCTCTCTTCTACCTGCTACTGGCTATAAGCACTGTGTCAGCCTTTGACAGGTAAGGAGGTGGGTGTCTGTGTGGCACATTGTTGTTATTTTGGGTCAGGCCCAAAATAAATGTGCCCTTTGTTGTGAAAATATGGAAGCCTGTGGCTAGAGCtaggaggtgtttgtgtgtgtatgtatacaacGCACTGTCGTTCTATTCCATCAATGGACCccctcacaaacacatacacacacacacacacatctccttcTCTAGCTACAGGCTTGCACATTTTACAACATACCCCAGTGTGCCCCGTccctccccagtgtgtgtgtgtgtgtgtggagagagactcATTCTCTTTCCATTTCAGGGTGAATCTGGCCAAAGGCGCCATGGCTATGAGAGAGTTTGTCACCCTGGACCCAGTTGCTCTAGCCTCTTTCTGTGAGTGAAAACATCTTTACAGTATGTTACTCAATTCATTCATTCAGGACAGACGGAGCCAACCTGTATATGATGCAGCCTATGATCCAGCCCAGCAAGCACTTTGTCTCTCTGGCCTTGGCAAATGGTCATTTTACTGAAGtaactttccctctcctcctgcagTGTACTTCTCagctctggtcctctctctcagccaACAGATGACCAGTGACCGCATCAACCTGTACCCCAGTGCTAACGAGACCTTATGGTGTGCTAACTAACTGTTCTTATTATCTTGATATTAACATGCAGTTCTAAGTTAGTTCTTGTATATTGATTATGCTACTCAGCAGTATCACTGTTGGGAGTCGGAGAGAAGAGAACCCCCTTTTCTTCTGTTCCTCTGACTCcagccaaacaaacaaaaaagcattGTGACTTTTACAACCCCCTCCCATCTCCAGGCCTCCTGGGTCAGAGCAACAGATCCTGAACCCGTGGATCATAGTAAACCTGGTGGTGGCTGTGCTGGTGGGAATGGCCTGGATCTTCATCTCTGCCAGGCCTGAGATGGACTACACCGAAGGTGAGGCTGAAgtttttttaattttgtttttgtAGATTTAATTAA
This region of Salvelinus sp. IW2-2015 linkage group LG12, ASM291031v2, whole genome shotgun sequence genomic DNA includes:
- the LOC111971084 gene encoding MAGUK p55 subfamily member 4-like → MRQAVEAEVVMSSPRLGDHGLRQILSDVVEEVKHSINKEINGAELLYSLLNAPWLKSLLKVYECLRQHQREPPAPFLPYTTQLIQQILTDMRTVPNTSAEARELYSLLRGPHLQALISAHDMVAQKDYEPVLPPIPDNLPDDEEAMRIVCLVKNKQQLGATIKRNGITGEIFVARVIHGGLADRSGLLHAGDRITEVNGYSVDGLEPEQVIERLARSQGTLMFKVVPITDRPVNNQTILYVRAMADYSPQQDTAIPCAEAGMDFRKGDLLEIVDQSDTLWWQAKKLPSTSACAGLIPSTNLLRRKQKEFWWSQPYQPHTCIKPLSTVNEEEDLIDEKCVEADEEDFESEELREEEGEFSTHIEGIYLTGFRRSLRLCRRQSLSTGSSQQSYTRCPGSGYSTLNNPYEEVVRYQRNPQDKHRLVALVGPSGVGVNELRRRLIEINPVTFQGAVPHTTRAARSYEESGKEYHFINRELFENMVFNNRFLEYGEYQGHFYGTSLDAVKDVLNSGRICVIDIEPHAIQSVRTHELKAYIIYVKPPTAERMKETRKDAQITTNYYDNRPFKEDDFQEMEEAARKMESHYCQFFDSVMVNDGLQHSCVQLLRAVRRAQDEPQWVPANWIRPTEEF
- the tmem237b gene encoding transmembrane protein 237B isoform X4, with protein sequence MDTGGFQAQNTRRRDLPPLPQRGQRALPPMSSQDTGDEMPVPKSKRKKLKSQVDGVESPEDPGMEMAQMGGLSSRRSSEVIQALTTESQEAAPQRRKKKKKAATVDLEDDQADLVNGDGLVQNTAEAGEEVTKKPKRKKKSKVSETQYVNELDVEDDDIITDAQPPIPQHSLFSAPLGQSQPVGKVFVERSKRFQAADRSDRPKPSDQVDNLMDIQKMWTTKDVSVRVHGGFRGIGLFCHGFLAGYAVWNIIVIYALAGKHLTTLPNLLQQYHSLAYPAQSLFYLLLAISTVSAFDRVNLAKGAMAMREFVTLDPVALASFLYFSALVLSLSQQMTSDRINLYPSANETLWPPGSEQQILNPWIIVNLVVAVLVGMAWIFISARPEMDYTEGFLMAMEIEXLRPEEKSEMST
- the tmem237b gene encoding transmembrane protein 237B isoform X3, which codes for MDTGGFQAQNTRRRDLPPLPQRGQRALPPMSSQDTGDEMPVPKSKRKKLKSQVDGVESPEADPGMEMAQMGGLSSRRSSEVIQALTTESQEAAPQRRKKKKKAATVDLEDDQADLVNGDGLVQNTAEAGEEVTKKPKRKKKSKVSETQYVNELDVEDDDIITDAQPPIPQHSLFSAPLGQSQPVGKVFVERSKRFQAADRSDRPKPSDQVDNLMDIQKMWTTKDVSVRVHGGFRGIGLFCHGFLAGYAVWNIIVIYALAGKHLTTLPNLLQQYHSLAYPAQSLFYLLLAISTVSAFDRVNLAKGAMAMREFVTLDPVALASFLYFSALVLSLSQQMTSDRINLYPSANETLWPPGSEQQILNPWIIVNLVVAVLVGMAWIFISARPEMDYTEGFLMAMEIEXLRPEEKSEMST
- the tmem237b gene encoding transmembrane protein 237B isoform X1, with product MDTGGFQAQNTRRRDLPPLPQRGQRALPPMSSQDTGDEMPVPKSKRKKLKSQVDGVESPEADPGMEMAQMGGLSSRRSSEVIQALTTESQEAAPQRRKKKKKAATVDLEDDQADLVNGDGLVQNTAEAGEEVTKKPKRKKKSKVSETQYVNELDVEDDDIITDAQPPIPQHSLFSAPLGQSQPVGKVFVERSKRFQAADRSDRPKPSDQVDNLMDIQKMWTTKDVSVRVHGGFRCVCRCLFERLCVCACVSLPVCVCVNVPSISHLSISLIYRGIGLFCHGFLAGYAVWNIIVIYALAGKHLTTLPNLLQQYHSLAYPAQSLFYLLLAISTVSAFDRVNLAKGAMAMREFVTLDPVALASFLYFSALVLSLSQQMTSDRINLYPSANETLWPPGSEQQILNPWIIVNLVVAVLVGMAWIFISARPEMDYTEGFLMAMEIEXLRPEEKSEMST
- the tmem237b gene encoding transmembrane protein 237B isoform X2; the protein is MDTGGFQAQNTRRRDLPPLPQRGQRALPPMSSQDTGDEMPVPKSKRKKLKSQVDGVESPEDPGMEMAQMGGLSSRRSSEVIQALTTESQEAAPQRRKKKKKAATVDLEDDQADLVNGDGLVQNTAEAGEEVTKKPKRKKKSKVSETQYVNELDVEDDDIITDAQPPIPQHSLFSAPLGQSQPVGKVFVERSKRFQAADRSDRPKPSDQVDNLMDIQKMWTTKDVSVRVHGGFRCVCRCLFERLCVCACVSLPVCVCVNVPSISHLSISLIYRGIGLFCHGFLAGYAVWNIIVIYALAGKHLTTLPNLLQQYHSLAYPAQSLFYLLLAISTVSAFDRVNLAKGAMAMREFVTLDPVALASFLYFSALVLSLSQQMTSDRINLYPSANETLWPPGSEQQILNPWIIVNLVVAVLVGMAWIFISARPEMDYTEGFLMAMEIEXLRPEEKSEMST